From a single Lentisphaera profundi genomic region:
- a CDS encoding glutathione peroxidase — translation MFENKEKQNVPTVSFRTRVNNNWEDLTTDEIFKGKTVIVFALPGAFTPTCSSAHLPRYNQLAPVFKENGVDDIYCLSVNDTFVMNAWGADQDSENIKFLPDGNGEFSQGMGLLVDKKDLGFGKRSWRYSMLVKDGVIEKMFIEEDKPGDPFEVSDADTILNYINPNAELPKLVSIISKPGCSHCQRAREVLEQKGMPYEEIKLGQGGMSLTTLKAVSGKTTTPQVFINGELIGGADELIKYINQ, via the coding sequence ATGTTCGAAAATAAAGAAAAGCAAAATGTACCCACTGTTAGTTTCCGTACTCGTGTGAATAATAATTGGGAAGATTTGACAACAGACGAAATCTTCAAAGGCAAGACCGTGATTGTCTTCGCACTTCCTGGGGCTTTCACACCGACCTGCTCATCTGCTCACTTGCCTCGCTATAACCAACTAGCACCAGTTTTCAAGGAAAATGGAGTCGATGATATTTACTGCCTATCAGTTAATGATACCTTTGTAATGAATGCTTGGGGCGCTGATCAAGATTCAGAAAACATAAAATTCCTACCTGATGGCAATGGTGAATTCTCTCAAGGTATGGGACTTCTCGTTGATAAAAAGGATCTCGGCTTTGGCAAACGCTCTTGGAGATACTCGATGCTCGTCAAAGACGGTGTCATTGAAAAAATGTTCATAGAAGAAGATAAGCCAGGTGATCCTTTCGAAGTGAGTGATGCGGATACTATACTCAACTATATCAATCCAAATGCCGAGCTTCCTAAGCTAGTGAGTATCATTTCGAAGCCGGGCTGTAGTCATTGCCAGCGAGCTCGTGAAGTACTAGAGCAAAAAGGCATGCCTTATGAAGAAATTAAACTAGGGCAGGGCGGTATGAGCCTAACGACCTTAAAGGCAGTGAGCGGCAAAACAACAACACCTCAAGTGTTCATTAATGGTGAACTGATTGGCGGTGCCGATGAACTCATTAAATACATAAATCAATAA
- a CDS encoding dihydrolipoyl dehydrogenase — protein sequence MKDYDVLVIGAGTAGLNAYRQAKAQGKTAALIDGGPLGTTCARVGCMPSKLLISAANANHAVKKARMFGIETADPVVNDEAVLKRVRFERDRFVGFVMEGIDNIPEEHLIREYAEFIDDHTVQLSGGRKLSAKTFVLAVGSRPRHVPILDGAEDLVLSSDHIFEIEKIPERVAVFGPGVIGLELGQALSRLGADVRLFGRSGSIGGIRDPEIRDYATKAFAEEFYTDTKATIHSVRKEGGKAIINYDHKEKGRIEESFDFILTASGRVSNTDRLKLENTSIVLSHRKVPAYSNSTMQCGDSHFFIAGDANDEIPLLHEASDEGKIAGKNAATFPKVDPGHRRTQLGIVFSDPEIASIGQSYESFDELVIGRVSFEGQGRSRVMGKNKGLMHLYAEKGDRRLRGAQIFGPSAEHLGHLIAWTVQQGLTVDQILEMPFYHPVIEEGLRTALQDLQKELDQV from the coding sequence ATGAAAGACTATGATGTGCTGGTAATTGGAGCAGGGACAGCGGGACTTAATGCCTATCGCCAGGCAAAAGCTCAAGGAAAAACTGCGGCCTTAATTGATGGTGGTCCCTTGGGAACAACTTGTGCACGCGTGGGTTGTATGCCGAGCAAGTTGCTGATTTCTGCGGCTAACGCAAATCACGCAGTGAAAAAAGCACGTATGTTTGGCATTGAAACAGCAGATCCCGTCGTCAATGATGAAGCAGTTCTAAAACGCGTTCGTTTTGAACGTGATCGCTTTGTAGGTTTTGTGATGGAAGGAATAGATAATATCCCTGAAGAACATCTCATTCGTGAATATGCCGAGTTTATAGACGACCATACAGTGCAATTATCTGGCGGAAGAAAATTAAGCGCAAAAACTTTTGTTTTGGCCGTAGGCTCACGTCCACGTCATGTCCCTATACTTGATGGAGCTGAAGACTTGGTCTTAAGTAGCGATCACATTTTTGAAATCGAAAAAATTCCTGAGCGTGTAGCGGTTTTTGGACCAGGTGTGATTGGTCTAGAGCTTGGTCAAGCACTAAGCCGTTTGGGCGCAGATGTTCGTCTCTTTGGGCGCAGTGGTTCAATTGGAGGAATTAGAGACCCAGAAATTCGCGATTATGCGACAAAAGCTTTTGCCGAAGAGTTTTATACCGATACCAAAGCCACGATTCATTCCGTACGTAAAGAAGGCGGCAAGGCGATTATCAATTACGACCATAAAGAAAAAGGCCGCATAGAAGAAAGCTTTGACTTTATTTTGACCGCCTCAGGACGAGTGAGCAATACCGATCGATTAAAGCTAGAAAATACCAGCATTGTCCTAAGTCATCGAAAAGTTCCAGCCTATAGCAATAGCACCATGCAGTGCGGAGATAGCCACTTTTTCATTGCGGGCGATGCCAATGATGAAATCCCACTTCTTCATGAGGCTTCTGACGAAGGTAAAATTGCCGGTAAAAATGCTGCAACTTTCCCAAAAGTTGATCCCGGTCACCGCAGGACACAATTAGGCATTGTATTCTCTGATCCCGAAATTGCCTCGATTGGACAAAGCTATGAATCTTTTGATGAATTGGTGATCGGTCGTGTAAGTTTTGAAGGTCAGGGACGTTCACGAGTCATGGGCAAGAATAAAGGGCTCATGCACCTTTATGCAGAAAAGGGCGATCGACGTTTGCGAGGAGCGCAAATTTTCGGCCCATCCGCAGAGCATTTAGGACACTTAATTGCTTGGACTGTTCAGCAAGGTCTTACTGTTGATCAAATTCTTGAAATGCCTTTTTACCATCCTGTAATAGAAGAGGGCTTGAGAACCGCATTACAAGATCTGCAAAAAGAACTCGATCAGGTTTAA